In Spirosoma aureum, a single genomic region encodes these proteins:
- a CDS encoding ABC transporter substrate-binding protein, protein MNGRLSWLILAAVSLLWLLNKQVALAQVSPDALKRYKAAVQLVQTGNYERAKTDLNAIILREDPLAPYAHYYYAVAAFRQKNFNQARLMIKQLMTRYPNWHKLDDANYLFAAICMETGQFEDALEAIQEIKSPALRNDVSKLEQAFIARITDLNRLKQLNKEFPDDRVVGLTLIDFIQRTATDKDDLELSDRLTNRFGVPGTVVSRSTSTTPVATTTTNSTSAVTPARNTRSKGYYNVAVMFPFRVDEFNPDKRQRSNQYVYDLYDGIRMAKARLQDEGITVNLFAYDLDNDANKALELVNSPAFAQTDMIIGPLYVEPNRIVSAYANQNNILLLNPIATSSELVANQPMSFLAQPSLNQQALKVADQVRTLNGLRRAAIYFGSSRRDSLLALAYQNEMKRQNYQIVDFRKLSGSAQTMAEAMQLTGTATPSRSLSTVTPVSLGHVFLASNNEEDGARLIDALSRRKVSGPLIATASAFDFYKTSASTFTRRDLYLLYPDFIDSAREPVTEFQEEYLAKRNTIPSVFASEGYDMMLFFGRQLAKNGPQLRNRNTLRSDTDDYLLSGFDYTQANENQIVPIVKYADGRFIKVKE, encoded by the coding sequence ATGAATGGTAGGTTAAGTTGGCTTATATTGGCGGCAGTTAGTCTGCTTTGGCTTCTGAACAAACAGGTAGCTTTGGCTCAGGTTTCTCCCGATGCGTTGAAACGCTATAAAGCTGCTGTTCAGTTAGTACAGACCGGCAACTATGAGCGAGCTAAAACGGACCTGAATGCAATTATTCTGCGGGAGGATCCATTAGCGCCTTATGCACATTACTACTATGCTGTTGCGGCATTCCGGCAAAAGAATTTCAACCAGGCCCGGTTGATGATCAAGCAGTTGATGACCCGGTATCCGAATTGGCATAAATTAGACGACGCCAACTATCTGTTTGCCGCAATTTGTATGGAAACAGGGCAGTTTGAAGATGCATTGGAAGCCATCCAGGAAATTAAGAGCCCCGCTTTGCGTAATGATGTGTCCAAACTCGAACAGGCGTTTATTGCCCGGATTACTGATCTGAATCGCCTGAAACAGTTGAATAAGGAGTTTCCGGACGATCGGGTCGTTGGCCTGACATTAATTGATTTTATACAGCGAACGGCTACGGATAAAGATGATCTGGAGTTGTCGGATCGATTGACAAACCGCTTTGGTGTTCCCGGAACAGTGGTTTCCCGATCGACTAGTACGACACCAGTGGCAACGACGACTACCAACTCAACGTCGGCAGTAACACCCGCCCGAAACACCCGCTCGAAAGGGTACTACAATGTAGCGGTCATGTTCCCATTTCGGGTCGATGAATTCAATCCCGATAAACGTCAGCGTTCGAATCAATATGTATACGATCTCTATGACGGGATCAGGATGGCAAAAGCCAGGTTGCAGGATGAAGGCATTACCGTGAATCTGTTCGCCTATGATCTGGACAACGATGCCAACAAAGCGCTTGAACTGGTCAATAGCCCGGCGTTTGCGCAAACTGACATGATCATTGGGCCTCTCTATGTGGAGCCAAACCGCATTGTATCGGCTTATGCCAATCAGAATAATATATTGTTGCTAAACCCGATTGCAACGAGCAGCGAGCTGGTGGCTAATCAGCCTATGTCTTTTTTGGCGCAGCCTTCACTGAATCAGCAGGCACTTAAGGTTGCCGATCAGGTACGAACGCTAAATGGTTTGCGTCGGGCCGCTATTTATTTCGGTTCCTCACGACGGGATTCATTGCTGGCACTTGCCTACCAAAATGAAATGAAACGGCAGAATTATCAAATTGTTGATTTTCGGAAATTAAGCGGCTCAGCACAGACAATGGCCGAGGCCATGCAACTTACGGGTACAGCAACGCCGTCGCGTTCCCTGAGCACCGTTACCCCTGTTTCATTGGGTCATGTATTTTTAGCCAGTAACAATGAAGAGGATGGTGCCCGCCTTATCGATGCCTTAAGCCGCCGTAAAGTAAGTGGACCACTGATTGCCACGGCTTCGGCTTTTGATTTCTATAAAACCTCTGCCTCCACATTTACCCGCCGGGATTTATACCTGCTTTATCCTGATTTTATCGACTCTGCACGTGAGCCGGTTACCGAATTTCAGGAGGAATACCTGGCAAAACGGAACACCATTCCATCTGTGTTTGCCAGTGAGGGTTATGACATGATGTTGTTCTTTGGTCGTCAGCTGGCGAAAAACGGACCGCAGCTTCGCAATCGAAACACCCTGCGTTCTGATACCGACGACTATTTACTGTCTGGATTTGATTACACTCAAGCCAATGAAAACCAGATCGTTCCTATCGTGAAATATGCCGATGGGCGTTTTATAAAAGTGAAAGAGTAG
- a CDS encoding glycosyltransferase, whose translation MRFSIIIPVFNRPDELRELLFSLTKQTYTNFEVIVVEDGSRDKADGVVNAFANQLDIRYFFKENTGQGFTRNYGFERAKGDYFVIFDSDALIPSHYFAVVNQRLESGWLDAYGGPDAAHPDFTPIQKAISYSMTSPFTTGGIRGSKKNLGGTFHPRSFNMGLSRKVWETIGGYKLSRMGEDIEFAIRIIERGFKTGLIPEAFIYHKRRTNFGQFFRQLRFFGRARINISRYYPKELKLVHAIPAMFTLFVFSIPVWAIISPILFGLAVGVLLLIAFLILIDATRKEKSVKVGFLSVEAAFVQLTGYGIGFISEGWRRFWEPKGFKETGATIEYPS comes from the coding sequence ATGCGGTTCTCCATCATTATTCCGGTTTTCAATCGTCCCGACGAACTGCGTGAACTGTTGTTTAGTCTGACGAAACAGACCTATACAAATTTTGAGGTTATCGTTGTTGAAGATGGCTCCAGAGATAAAGCGGATGGGGTTGTGAATGCCTTTGCCAATCAACTCGACATTCGCTACTTTTTTAAAGAGAATACGGGGCAGGGCTTTACCAGAAATTACGGTTTTGAACGCGCCAAGGGTGATTATTTCGTCATTTTTGACTCGGATGCGCTGATTCCTTCTCACTATTTTGCGGTCGTAAACCAGCGTCTTGAGTCTGGCTGGCTCGATGCGTATGGTGGTCCGGATGCGGCTCATCCCGATTTTACCCCCATTCAGAAAGCGATAAGCTATTCCATGACGTCGCCTTTTACAACGGGTGGCATTCGCGGTAGTAAGAAGAATCTGGGGGGCACTTTTCATCCCCGAAGTTTCAACATGGGGTTGTCGAGAAAAGTCTGGGAAACGATCGGTGGTTATAAACTAAGCCGAATGGGCGAGGACATTGAGTTTGCTATCCGAATTATTGAGCGTGGCTTTAAGACCGGACTAATTCCGGAGGCTTTCATCTATCACAAACGCCGTACGAATTTTGGGCAGTTTTTTCGACAGCTGCGTTTTTTTGGCCGCGCGCGCATCAACATCTCGCGATACTACCCAAAAGAGCTGAAACTCGTTCACGCCATTCCGGCGATGTTTACCTTATTTGTTTTTTCGATTCCTGTTTGGGCGATCATTAGCCCAATTCTGTTTGGGCTGGCCGTCGGTGTATTGCTTCTAATTGCTTTCCTTATTTTGATTGATGCCACGCGGAAAGAGAAAAGCGTAAAAGTGGGCTTTTTAAGCGTAGAAGCGGCATTTGTACAGCTAACGGGTTATGGTATAGGGTTCATCAGCGAAGGATGGAGACGATTTTGGGAGCCTAAAGGCTTTAAAGAAACCGGAGCGACCATTGAGTACCCATCATAA
- a CDS encoding MFS transporter, producing the protein MRKNIRWLIVCLLFIATGLSFLDRQVLSIAIIKIQQEFQITDVQYGMINTSFLISYAIMFTLGGWLIDRVGGKTGLALSVGIWSIANSLHAVINSFSQLVAFRFFLGVGEGGCFPGAAWTVYRWFDKKERALANGIAIGGSAIGAVVAPPLTIWLSEHYGWRGGFLIPGLIGIAWVIAWLLIPWKKENMASGTESVPAQMDKVPFLTLLKKRPTWVFILIRFLLDPVFYFMMFWIPKYLSSVRNVSFEEIGKLFWIPFLALGIANVLGGWFSGQLIARNFSVNKARKTVMGIAALLTLAAPAIEWVSSVEVAVALMSVFMFAHGFWITNYITSISDMFGQKATSTVVGLSGTAGAVSGLLLNPLMGAIIQKYSYRPLWIASGLLYPLAFILLIVLIPSIKSLYLGDKQEGLLEDIPASVR; encoded by the coding sequence ATGCGAAAAAACATCCGCTGGCTGATTGTCTGCCTCCTTTTTATTGCAACCGGTCTAAGTTTTCTGGATCGACAGGTACTGTCGATTGCTATCATCAAGATTCAACAGGAGTTTCAGATTACAGATGTTCAATACGGCATGATCAACACCAGCTTCCTGATTAGCTATGCAATCATGTTTACGCTGGGTGGTTGGCTCATTGACCGGGTGGGTGGCAAAACGGGATTAGCGCTTTCAGTAGGAATTTGGTCAATTGCCAACAGCCTGCATGCCGTCATAAACAGTTTTTCTCAACTGGTAGCCTTTCGGTTTTTTCTGGGTGTGGGCGAAGGAGGTTGTTTCCCGGGAGCGGCCTGGACAGTTTATCGGTGGTTTGATAAAAAAGAGCGCGCATTGGCCAATGGAATTGCTATTGGTGGATCAGCCATAGGCGCGGTGGTTGCACCTCCACTAACCATCTGGTTATCGGAGCATTATGGCTGGCGGGGTGGGTTTCTTATTCCTGGCCTGATAGGAATAGCCTGGGTAATAGCCTGGTTATTAATCCCCTGGAAGAAAGAAAATATGGCTTCCGGCACAGAAAGCGTACCGGCGCAAATGGATAAAGTACCGTTTCTGACGTTGTTGAAAAAAAGGCCAACCTGGGTTTTCATCCTTATTCGTTTCCTGCTCGATCCCGTCTTTTATTTTATGATGTTCTGGATTCCGAAATATCTTAGTTCGGTGCGGAATGTGTCTTTTGAAGAGATTGGGAAATTGTTCTGGATACCCTTTCTGGCATTGGGCATTGCCAATGTACTGGGTGGCTGGTTTTCGGGGCAGCTCATCGCCCGTAATTTTTCGGTGAATAAAGCCCGAAAAACCGTCATGGGTATTGCTGCCTTGCTTACCCTCGCAGCACCGGCTATTGAGTGGGTGTCATCGGTTGAAGTGGCGGTTGCCCTGATGTCGGTGTTTATGTTTGCGCACGGTTTCTGGATTACGAATTACATCACGTCCATCTCGGATATGTTTGGTCAGAAAGCTACCTCAACGGTTGTAGGGTTGTCAGGCACGGCGGGTGCTGTTTCGGGTTTGCTGCTTAATCCGCTCATGGGAGCCATAATTCAGAAATATTCCTATCGTCCACTTTGGATCGCATCGGGATTACTTTATCCATTGGCTTTCATTTTATTGATTGTGCTGATACCCAGTATCAAAAGCCTCTATTTGGGTGATAAACAGGAGGGATTACTAGAGGATATTCCCGCATCTGTTCGATAA
- a CDS encoding CTP synthase — MAATGPKSAKYIFVTGGVTSSLGKGIIASSLAKLLQSRGLTVTIQKFDPYINIDPGTLNPYEHGECYVTDDGAETDLDLGHYERFLNRPTSQANNITTGRIYNNVITRERRGDFLGKTVQVVPHITDEIKRNIKLLGETGEYDIVITEIGGCVGDIESLPFVEAVRQLKFELGEKDTLVIHLTLVPYLQSAGELKTKPTQHSVRMLLENGVQPDIIACRTEHPLPQDIRRKIAQFCNVQVSSVIEAIDAETIYDVPLLMQKERLDQRALYMLDLYNDKDADLDAWKAFLGRLKNPGDIIKIGLVGKYVELHDAYKSIAESFIHAGASNECKVQLEWIQSETLVDEHHCAETLRHLDGVLVAPGFGERGIDGKINAVRFVRENNIPFLGICLGMQMAVIEYARNVMGIEDAHSTEMEPHTKHPVISMMEEQKTITDKGGTMRLGAYTCKLKRDSLAHQIYGKTQISERHRHRYEFNNDYLDRFEKAGLRPTGINPDTGLVEIVELNSHPWFVGVQFHPELKSTVMNPHPLFVQFVKAALTYNQQKRLTPAPVETAEVVD, encoded by the coding sequence ATGGCGGCTACGGGACCAAAATCCGCGAAATATATTTTTGTTACGGGCGGGGTAACTTCATCACTTGGCAAAGGCATCATTGCCTCTTCACTGGCCAAACTTCTTCAATCACGGGGGCTTACGGTAACGATCCAGAAATTCGATCCTTACATCAATATCGACCCCGGCACGCTGAATCCATACGAACACGGCGAATGCTACGTAACCGATGACGGGGCTGAAACAGACCTTGACCTCGGGCACTACGAGCGGTTTCTAAACCGCCCAACATCGCAGGCAAATAACATCACCACCGGGCGGATCTACAACAACGTGATCACCCGTGAACGGCGGGGTGATTTCCTGGGGAAAACGGTTCAGGTGGTGCCGCACATCACCGACGAAATCAAGCGCAACATTAAATTATTGGGCGAAACCGGTGAGTACGACATCGTAATAACTGAAATTGGGGGTTGTGTGGGCGACATCGAATCGTTGCCGTTTGTGGAAGCTGTCCGGCAGTTGAAGTTCGAACTGGGCGAAAAAGATACACTCGTTATTCACCTGACGCTGGTGCCTTATCTGCAATCGGCAGGCGAACTGAAAACCAAGCCAACTCAGCACTCCGTCCGGATGCTGCTCGAAAACGGGGTTCAGCCCGACATCATTGCCTGCCGTACCGAACACCCACTTCCCCAGGATATTCGCCGGAAAATTGCGCAATTCTGTAATGTGCAGGTTAGCTCAGTCATTGAAGCTATTGATGCCGAAACGATCTACGATGTGCCGCTGCTGATGCAAAAGGAACGGCTTGATCAGCGTGCGTTGTATATGCTTGATCTATATAACGACAAAGACGCTGATCTGGATGCCTGGAAGGCTTTTCTGGGTCGGCTTAAAAATCCGGGGGATATCATTAAGATTGGTCTGGTTGGGAAATATGTAGAATTGCATGATGCCTACAAATCAATTGCCGAATCGTTTATTCATGCCGGGGCGTCGAATGAGTGTAAGGTTCAACTGGAGTGGATTCAGTCAGAGACGCTGGTCGATGAACATCATTGTGCTGAGACACTGCGCCATTTAGACGGCGTACTGGTTGCCCCTGGTTTTGGTGAGCGGGGTATCGACGGTAAAATCAACGCCGTACGGTTTGTTCGGGAGAATAATATTCCATTCCTTGGTATTTGCCTGGGAATGCAGATGGCTGTCATTGAGTATGCCCGTAATGTAATGGGTATCGAAGATGCGCATTCGACCGAAATGGAACCGCATACGAAACACCCGGTTATCAGCATGATGGAAGAGCAGAAAACCATCACCGACAAAGGGGGGACGATGCGTTTGGGTGCGTATACCTGCAAACTGAAGCGCGATTCGCTGGCTCACCAGATTTATGGAAAAACGCAGATCAGCGAACGTCACCGCCATCGCTATGAGTTCAACAACGACTACCTGGATCGATTCGAGAAGGCGGGGCTTCGGCCAACAGGCATCAACCCTGATACTGGATTGGTCGAAATTGTTGAACTAAATAGTCATCCCTGGTTTGTGGGCGTACAATTCCATCCGGAGCTAAAAAGCACGGTCATGAATCCACATCCGCTGTTTGTCCAGTTTGTAAAGGCCGCCCTGACATACAACCAGCAGAAACGCCTGACGCCCGCTCCTGTAGAAACCGCTGAGGTGGTTGATTAA
- a CDS encoding pyridoxal-phosphate dependent enzyme, whose amino-acid sequence MISFDTIREAHDRIRPYIHRTAVLTNHTINDRAGAELFFKCENFQKIGAFKARGGLNAVLQVAENKEGAAITTHSSGNHAQAVAFAARQVGLPAYIVMPRTAPQVKKEAVRGYGAEIIECEPTLDAREAGVREVMERTGAVLVHPFDDDRVIAGQATATKELLEDFGLEKTFDTILAPVGGGGLLSGTSLATHFMSPTTRVIAGEPEGAADAVLSFQSGRVEKAPYINTIADGLMTTLSERTLEIIRDHVTKILTVSDAEIIAAMRLVWERMKIVIEPSCAVPLAAVLKHKDQFAGQKIGIILTGGNVDLGKLPF is encoded by the coding sequence ATGATTTCTTTCGATACCATTCGTGAAGCTCACGACCGAATCCGGCCCTATATTCATCGTACTGCTGTTTTAACGAACCATACGATAAACGACCGGGCTGGAGCCGAGCTGTTTTTTAAGTGTGAAAATTTTCAGAAAATAGGTGCCTTTAAAGCGCGGGGTGGGTTGAACGCCGTCTTACAGGTAGCTGAAAATAAAGAAGGTGCGGCCATTACAACGCACTCATCCGGCAATCATGCTCAAGCAGTTGCGTTTGCCGCCCGGCAGGTGGGCCTACCGGCTTATATCGTGATGCCACGCACGGCCCCACAGGTCAAAAAAGAGGCTGTTAGGGGGTATGGTGCTGAAATTATCGAGTGCGAACCTACGCTCGATGCCCGCGAAGCCGGGGTTCGTGAGGTTATGGAGCGAACCGGAGCCGTACTGGTACACCCCTTCGACGACGACCGCGTAATAGCAGGACAGGCCACGGCGACTAAAGAGCTACTTGAGGATTTTGGCTTAGAAAAAACATTTGACACCATTCTGGCTCCGGTTGGCGGGGGAGGGTTACTCAGTGGTACGTCGCTGGCTACTCATTTTATGTCGCCGACAACCCGCGTTATTGCCGGTGAACCTGAGGGAGCAGCCGATGCCGTGCTATCGTTCCAGTCTGGCCGCGTCGAAAAAGCGCCCTATATTAACACCATTGCTGATGGATTGATGACGACGCTTAGTGAGCGAACGCTGGAGATTATTCGTGATCATGTCACCAAAATCCTGACGGTATCTGATGCCGAGATTATTGCGGCTATGCGCCTGGTGTGGGAACGAATGAAAATTGTAATTGAACCGTCGTGTGCGGTACCACTTGCAGCCGTGCTTAAACACAAGGATCAGTTCGCTGGTCAAAAAATTGGCATCATTTTAACCGGTGGAAATGTCGATTTGGGTAAGCTGCCTTTTTAA
- the yidC gene encoding membrane protein insertase YidC — MDRNQIIGIVLILAMLVGYQLLVPKPAPEKQAAQKTQTTKPTTGSGVATTNNKAERGPAEQTLDSAAAKAQFGDFATVATGETRDIVVENKDIKVTFTTQGGRVKEVILKNYKTYEQKPLVLVDDESSKTLLELPTNRGKVDVHKLYFQTTAQSGTVSGQPQQIVFRAEVAPGQSVEQVYTVPAEGYVLDYDLKLNGLANTVTNDNIRFFWEDKMRQYENDLSNNRRAATIDYLTADENFEKLTEGESNQEVTVEEPVQWFTIKHKYFLAGFVAKNSPMPKADFKALVDPADSSVVKTAVANVMLPMADVKAGKGQYKFYYGPNDFQLLGNVAPEFDQNVYLGYSILKPINKYFFVPVFNLLEKFISNYGLLIIALVVFVKLVLTPLTYKSYVSMAKMRVLGPEINEIKERVGDDMAKQQSEQMKLYQEVGVSPLNGCIPVLATMPILFALFMLFPNLIELRQKPFLWASDLSTYDAFITFPTIPFIGGHLSLFTVLMTASSIAYAYYNNQTTPTQPGPVNMKALSYIFPLMFMFVLNSYPAGLTFYYFVSNVVTITQQQLIRRFVDEDKIKAVLDENRRKNAAGQGKKPGGFQALLQKQLASAEEARKQAEEAQRKAKQKK; from the coding sequence ATGGATCGTAATCAAATTATTGGCATTGTCCTGATTCTGGCGATGCTGGTCGGTTATCAGCTTCTGGTACCGAAACCCGCGCCCGAGAAGCAGGCTGCCCAAAAAACGCAGACAACAAAACCAACCACTGGATCGGGCGTCGCTACTACTAACAACAAAGCCGAACGTGGCCCGGCAGAACAAACCCTCGATTCGGCCGCTGCCAAGGCTCAATTTGGCGACTTTGCCACAGTAGCCACTGGCGAAACCCGCGATATTGTCGTTGAAAATAAAGACATTAAAGTAACCTTCACTACGCAGGGCGGACGGGTCAAAGAGGTTATCCTTAAAAATTACAAGACGTACGAACAGAAGCCGCTGGTTCTGGTCGACGATGAGAGCAGCAAAACGCTCCTGGAACTACCAACAAATCGGGGTAAAGTAGATGTTCATAAGCTTTATTTCCAGACGACAGCGCAAAGTGGTACTGTTAGCGGACAACCGCAACAAATCGTCTTTCGGGCTGAAGTAGCACCTGGGCAATCGGTAGAGCAGGTCTATACCGTGCCGGCTGAAGGGTATGTACTGGATTATGATCTGAAACTGAATGGTCTGGCCAATACGGTTACGAACGATAATATCCGGTTCTTTTGGGAGGACAAGATGCGTCAGTACGAAAACGATTTGTCGAACAACCGTCGTGCGGCTACGATCGATTACCTCACCGCTGATGAAAATTTCGAGAAGCTGACAGAGGGAGAAAGTAATCAGGAAGTTACAGTGGAAGAACCCGTTCAGTGGTTTACTATCAAACACAAGTACTTTCTGGCGGGTTTTGTGGCCAAGAACAGCCCGATGCCTAAAGCTGATTTCAAAGCCCTGGTCGACCCGGCCGATAGCAGTGTTGTAAAAACGGCAGTGGCTAATGTCATGCTGCCAATGGCCGATGTGAAGGCTGGGAAAGGGCAGTACAAGTTTTACTATGGCCCTAACGATTTTCAGCTGTTAGGCAATGTAGCTCCTGAGTTCGATCAGAACGTCTATCTGGGTTATTCGATTCTGAAGCCAATCAACAAATACTTCTTTGTTCCGGTCTTTAACTTACTGGAGAAATTTATCTCGAATTATGGCCTGCTGATTATTGCGCTGGTCGTGTTTGTGAAGCTGGTGTTGACTCCACTGACTTACAAGTCGTATGTCAGTATGGCAAAAATGCGGGTTCTGGGTCCGGAAATCAACGAGATCAAGGAGCGCGTTGGCGACGATATGGCCAAGCAACAGTCGGAGCAGATGAAATTGTATCAGGAAGTGGGAGTAAGTCCACTGAATGGCTGTATTCCAGTACTGGCCACGATGCCGATTTTATTCGCTCTGTTCATGCTCTTCCCGAACCTGATCGAGCTGCGCCAGAAACCCTTTCTTTGGGCCAGTGACCTGTCGACTTACGATGCGTTCATTACCTTCCCGACAATTCCATTTATTGGTGGCCACCTCAGTCTGTTTACCGTGCTGATGACAGCTTCGTCGATCGCCTACGCCTATTACAACAACCAGACGACGCCAACCCAGCCGGGCCCGGTAAACATGAAAGCGTTGAGTTATATCTTCCCGTTGATGTTTATGTTTGTGCTGAACTCGTATCCGGCCGGTCTGACGTTCTATTATTTTGTGTCGAACGTAGTTACGATTACACAGCAACAACTCATTCGCCGGTTTGTGGATGAGGATAAAATTAAAGCAGTGCTGGACGAGAACCGCCGGAAAAATGCAGCTGGGCAGGGCAAAAAACCAGGCGGCTTCCAGGCCCTTCTGCAAAAGCAACTTGCATCAGCCGAAGAGGCCCGCAAACAGGCTGAAGAAGCACAACGGAAAGCAAAACAGAAGAAATAA
- the hemL gene encoding glutamate-1-semialdehyde 2,1-aminomutase, translating into MTTSEELFEKAKTLIPGGVNSPVRAFRAVGGSPIFIKSAKGPYLYDEDGRQYIELINSWGPMILGHAFEPVEKAVRDAIQHSFSFGAPTRKEVEMAELITSMVPSVEKVRMVNSGTEATMAAIRVARGFTGRDKIIKFEGCYHGHGDSFLIAAGSGAMTMGIPDSPGVTKATAADTLTAPFNDLAAVEKLLDNNHNQVAAIILEPVVGNMGCVLPEPGFLEGVRSLCDQHGALLIFDEVMTGFRLAKGGAQERFGITPDLTTMGKIIGGGMPVGAYGGRAEIMNIVSPVGPVYQAGTLSGNPIAMSAGLAMLHHLNDHPEVYSRLEEIGSALVDGFRSGLQKAGLNYTINHIGSMFTLFMTDHAVSNFTEAKTCDLPLFGRYFHAMLKRGVYLAPSQFESLFLSVALTDDLVAQIIQANEESLHEALND; encoded by the coding sequence ATGACAACAAGCGAAGAATTATTTGAAAAGGCGAAAACGCTGATACCGGGCGGGGTCAACTCACCCGTTCGGGCATTTCGGGCAGTCGGAGGCTCGCCCATCTTTATCAAATCGGCTAAAGGGCCTTATCTCTACGACGAAGACGGACGACAGTACATCGAGCTGATCAACTCATGGGGCCCAATGATTCTGGGCCACGCGTTTGAACCCGTGGAAAAAGCCGTTCGGGATGCCATTCAGCATTCATTCTCGTTTGGCGCACCTACGCGCAAAGAGGTCGAAATGGCTGAGCTGATTACCAGCATGGTCCCCTCCGTCGAGAAAGTGCGTATGGTTAATTCGGGTACGGAAGCCACCATGGCGGCAATCCGGGTTGCGCGTGGCTTTACCGGGCGCGACAAGATCATCAAATTTGAAGGCTGCTATCACGGGCATGGTGATTCGTTCCTGATTGCTGCTGGAAGCGGAGCCATGACAATGGGCATTCCCGATAGCCCCGGCGTAACGAAAGCCACTGCGGCTGATACACTCACTGCGCCATTTAACGATTTGGCGGCTGTAGAAAAATTACTGGACAATAATCATAACCAGGTTGCCGCTATTATTCTGGAGCCCGTTGTTGGTAACATGGGCTGCGTATTGCCAGAACCTGGTTTTCTGGAAGGCGTTCGCTCACTGTGCGATCAACACGGAGCATTGTTGATTTTTGATGAAGTAATGACCGGCTTCCGGCTGGCTAAAGGCGGTGCGCAGGAACGCTTTGGCATAACGCCTGATCTGACAACGATGGGTAAAATCATTGGGGGAGGTATGCCCGTAGGAGCCTATGGTGGCCGTGCCGAAATTATGAATATAGTGTCTCCTGTAGGGCCCGTTTACCAGGCAGGAACGCTTTCAGGAAACCCCATTGCCATGTCGGCAGGACTGGCCATGCTCCATCACCTGAACGATCATCCGGAGGTGTATAGCCGGCTGGAAGAAATTGGTTCGGCACTGGTAGATGGGTTTCGGTCAGGATTGCAGAAAGCTGGCCTGAATTATACGATCAACCACATTGGGTCGATGTTTACCCTGTTCATGACTGACCATGCTGTATCGAATTTTACGGAGGCAAAAACGTGTGATTTACCACTGTTCGGCCGGTATTTCCATGCCATGCTGAAGCGGGGAGTATATCTGGCTCCTTCGCAGTTTGAAAGTCTGTTCCTATCCGTTGCGCTTACCGATGATTTGGTCGCACAGATCATTCAGGCAAACGAAGAGAGTTTACATGAGGCACTGAACGATTAA